One segment of Castanea sativa cultivar Marrone di Chiusa Pesio chromosome 3, ASM4071231v1 DNA contains the following:
- the LOC142627111 gene encoding nicotianamine synthase-like, producing MGCQDEPLVQKVWELYEQITSLENLKPSKDVNMIFTKLVLTCMPPNPIDVTKLCKKVQEMRSKLIRLCGEAEGHLESHYSTILGSYENPLDHLNIFPYYSNYLKLSLLEFNILSQHYTHVPSKIAFVGSGPLPLTSIVLASKHLTHTTFHNYDIDPLANSQAIGLFSSDSDLSKRMFFHTNDIMNVTNELKDYEVVFLAALVGMDKEDKIKVVDHLAKYMAPGALLMLRSAHGARAFLYPVIDPRDLRGFEFLSVFHPTDEVVNSVVIARKYAMPPHSLEKGLGPIILPNKCAEIQAFNHFNQGNMIEELAIEDKIS from the coding sequence ATGGGTTGCCAGGATGAGCCTTTGGTACAAAAAGTCTGGGAGTTGTATGAGCAAATCACAAGCCTTGAGAACCTCAAACCTTCCAAAGATGTCAACATGATCTTCACAAAACTTGTTCTCACATGCATGCCACCAAATCCAATTGATGTAACCAAGCTGTGCAAAAAGGTGCAAGAAATGAGGTCAAAGCTCATTAGGCTTTGTGGTGAGGCTGAGGGACATTTGGAGAGTCATTACTCTACCATTTTAGGCTCATATGAAAACCCACTTGACCATCTCAATATTTTTCCTTACTATTCTAATTACCTCAAGCTTAGCCTCCTTGAATTCAATATCCTTAGCCAACACTACACCCATGTCCCTAGCAAAATTGCCTTTGTGGGCTCAGGTCCCCTTCCTCTTACCTCAATTGTCTTGGCCTCCAAACACCTTACCCATACCACCTTTCACAACTATGATATTGACCCTTTAGCCAATTCACAGGCTATTGGCTTATTTTCATCTGATTCTGACTTATCCAAAAGAATGTTCTTCCATACCAATGATATAATGAATGTAACCAATGAATTAAAAGACTATGAAGTTGTTTTCTTGGCAGCTCTAGTTGGCATGGACAAAGAGGACAAGATTAAAGTCGTTGATCATTTGGCTAAGTACATGGCTCCAGGAGCTCTTTTGATGCTGAGAAGTGCACATGGGGCTCGCGCTTTTCTCTATCCAGTGATTGATCCTCGCGATCTTCGTGGATTCGAGTTTCTCTCAGTGTTTCATCCCACTGATGAGGTTGTTAACTCAGTTGTCATTGCACGTAAGTATGCAATGCCTCCACACTCACTTGAGAAAGGTCTTGGCCCCATTATACTGCCTAACAAGTGTGCTGAAATCCAAGCCTTCAATCACTTCAACCAAGGCAATATGATTGAGGAATTGGCCATTGAGGACAAAATCTCATAA